From a region of the Comamonadaceae bacterium OTU4NAUVB1 genome:
- a CDS encoding ABC transporter permease — MLAHLIRRLGQSVLVLLAVSFISFMVFRHLGDPTISLLGDDATLAERQAVTAELGFDRPVPVQYLRYVEHAVRGDFGISYRLKRPVIEVIGERLPATLELAFVAALLAVVGGVALGVYTAIRRDGWLSRALMTVSLVGVSLPTFLIGIGLIYVFAVELRWLPSFGRGDTVTIGGWTTGLLTASGWASLVMPVCTLALYKLTLIMRLVRAEMLEALRADYVRFARARGLPERRIHYGHALRNTLIPVVTIAGLQIGSLIAFAIVTETVFQWPGVGLLFISSIQAVDVPIIAAYLLLIAMLYVVINLVVDLVYLLVDPRLRGR, encoded by the coding sequence ATGCTGGCGCATCTGATTCGCCGCCTGGGCCAGTCGGTGCTGGTCCTGCTGGCGGTGTCGTTCATCTCGTTCATGGTGTTCCGCCACCTGGGCGACCCGACCATCAGCCTGCTCGGCGATGACGCCACGCTGGCCGAGCGACAGGCCGTCACCGCCGAGCTGGGCTTCGACCGGCCGGTGCCGGTGCAGTACCTGCGCTACGTCGAACACGCCGTGCGCGGCGATTTCGGCATCTCCTACCGCCTGAAGCGGCCGGTGATCGAGGTCATCGGCGAGCGCCTGCCCGCGACGCTGGAACTGGCCTTCGTCGCCGCGCTGCTGGCGGTCGTCGGCGGCGTGGCGCTGGGGGTCTACACCGCGATCCGGCGCGACGGCTGGCTCAGCCGGGCGCTGATGACGGTGTCGCTGGTGGGCGTGTCGCTGCCCACCTTTCTGATCGGCATCGGACTGATCTACGTCTTCGCGGTGGAGTTGCGCTGGCTGCCGTCCTTCGGACGGGGCGACACGGTGACCATCGGCGGCTGGACCACCGGGCTGCTGACGGCATCGGGCTGGGCATCGCTGGTGATGCCGGTGTGCACGCTGGCGCTCTACAAGCTGACACTGATCATGCGGCTGGTGCGCGCGGAGATGCTGGAGGCGCTGCGCGCGGACTACGTGCGCTTCGCCCGCGCGCGCGGCCTGCCCGAGCGGCGCATCCACTACGGCCACGCCCTTCGCAACACGCTGATCCCGGTCGTGACGATCGCCGGGCTGCAGATCGGCTCGCTGATCGCTTTCGCCATCGTCACCGAGACGGTGTTCCAGTGGCCCGGCGTGGGCCTGCTGTTCATCTCGTCGATCCAGGCGGTGGACGTGCCGATCATCGCCGCCTACCTGCTGCTGATCGCGATGCTCTACGTGGTGATCAACCTGGTGGTGGACCTGGTCTACCTGCTGGTCGACCCCCGCCTGCGCGGACGCTGA
- a CDS encoding ABC transporter substrate-binding protein: MIRKLLVTALLAAGLAQASLVQAETIRWSRSSDAATLDPHSVNTGTNINISHQIYEPLVLRDIKGKLIPALATSWKLTSDPSVWEFKLRPGVKFHDGSLMTADDVVFSLDRARAPSSGMKALLASVAEVKKTDPMTVQVRTKGPNLIFPDNLVNIFMVSAAWAKANKAEVPQDEKSKEENHFTRHENGTGPYVLASREQDSRTVFKAFPQYWGKGEAPMQVTELVLMPIKSPATRVAALLSGEIDILQDVPVQDVARLKADPKLRVNEGPENRTIFLGLNVGAEPLKNADVKDKNPLADPRVREALNLSIDRDAIQKSVMRGLSVPTGIIAPPFVHGYEKAFDTYPKANAAQAKKLLADAGYPNGFGITLHCPNDRYVNDEAICTALSSFFGRIGVKATVAARPIAIHSAAINAADSDFYLFGWGVPTFDSAYVFDYLVHTRGKDGRGPTNATRYSNPALDAKIAGLSSESDKAKRDAAIHDIWTTVQKERIYIPLHHQVLDYAMVRKIDIPVDPMNYIFFKNAKVAAK, encoded by the coding sequence ATGATCCGCAAACTCCTCGTCACGGCCCTGCTGGCCGCCGGCCTCGCGCAGGCCTCCCTGGTCCAGGCCGAGACCATCCGCTGGTCGCGTTCCAGCGACGCCGCCACGCTCGATCCGCATTCGGTCAACACCGGCACCAACATCAACATCTCGCACCAGATCTACGAGCCGCTGGTGCTGCGCGACATCAAGGGCAAGCTGATCCCGGCGCTGGCCACGTCGTGGAAGCTGACGAGCGATCCGTCGGTGTGGGAGTTCAAGCTGCGTCCCGGCGTCAAGTTCCACGACGGCAGCCTGATGACGGCCGACGACGTGGTGTTCTCGCTCGACCGCGCGCGCGCGCCCTCCTCGGGCATGAAGGCACTGCTGGCCTCGGTGGCCGAGGTGAAGAAGACCGACCCGATGACGGTGCAGGTGCGCACCAAGGGCCCGAACCTGATCTTCCCCGACAACCTGGTCAACATCTTCATGGTCAGCGCCGCCTGGGCGAAGGCCAACAAGGCGGAGGTGCCTCAGGACGAGAAGAGCAAGGAGGAGAACCACTTCACCCGCCACGAGAACGGAACCGGGCCCTACGTGCTGGCCTCGCGCGAGCAGGACAGCCGCACTGTCTTCAAGGCCTTCCCGCAGTACTGGGGCAAGGGCGAGGCACCGATGCAGGTCACCGAGCTGGTGCTGATGCCGATCAAGTCCCCGGCCACGCGCGTGGCGGCGCTGCTCTCGGGCGAGATCGACATCCTGCAGGACGTGCCGGTGCAGGACGTGGCGCGCCTGAAGGCCGACCCGAAGCTGCGCGTGAACGAGGGTCCCGAAAACCGCACCATCTTCCTGGGCCTGAACGTGGGCGCCGAGCCGCTGAAGAACGCGGACGTCAAGGACAAGAACCCGCTGGCCGACCCCCGCGTGCGCGAAGCGCTGAACCTGTCGATCGACCGCGACGCGATCCAGAAATCGGTGATGCGCGGCCTGTCGGTGCCCACGGGCATCATCGCGCCGCCCTTCGTGCACGGCTACGAGAAGGCCTTCGACACCTACCCGAAGGCCAACGCGGCGCAGGCCAAGAAGCTGCTGGCCGACGCCGGCTATCCCAACGGCTTCGGCATCACCCTGCACTGCCCGAACGACCGCTACGTCAACGACGAGGCGATCTGCACGGCGCTGTCGAGCTTCTTCGGCCGCATCGGCGTGAAGGCCACCGTCGCGGCGCGGCCGATCGCCATCCACAGCGCGGCCATCAACGCGGCCGACAGCGACTTCTACCTGTTCGGCTGGGGCGTGCCGACCTTCGACTCCGCCTACGTCTTCGACTACCTGGTGCACACGCGCGGCAAGGACGGCCGCGGCCCGACCAACGCCACGCGCTACAGCAACCCGGCGCTCGACGCGAAGATCGCCGGCCTCTCCTCGGAGAGCGACAAGGCCAAGCGCGACGCCGCGATCCACGACATCTGGACCACCGTGCAGAAGGAGCGCATCTACATCCCGCTGCACCATCAGGTGCTCGACTACGCCATGGTGCGCAAGATCGACATCCCGGTGGACCCGATGAACTACATCTTCTTCAAGAACGCCAAGGTCGCAGCGAAGTAG
- a CDS encoding ABC transporter permease has product MPSPTPASDLPPPRTRWRDADSPVLRSFARSPGVQLAVAVLGLLLVAAVLAPWIAPQNPFDPAGLELLDAFTRPGAAGLGGGTYVLGSDDQGRDVFSAILYGLRMSLLVGVSAVALSLAIGIPLGLVAGYVGSWFDTLVMRVADIQLTFPVLLVALLIFGIARGALPAGYRDDMAIYVIVLAIGLSDWVQYARTVRGAVLVEKHKDYVAAAQIIGRSRTAILVRHILPNLLAPVLVIATISFALAIVTESTLSYLGVGLPPTQPSLGTLIRIGQGFLFSGEWWILLFPALVLLALALSVNLVGDWLRDALNPKLQ; this is encoded by the coding sequence ATGCCCTCTCCCACGCCCGCCTCCGACCTTCCCCCACCGCGCACCCGCTGGCGCGACGCCGACTCGCCCGTGCTGCGCAGCTTCGCGCGCTCGCCCGGGGTCCAGCTGGCCGTCGCGGTGCTGGGGCTGCTGCTGGTCGCGGCCGTCCTAGCGCCGTGGATCGCGCCACAGAACCCGTTCGACCCGGCCGGGCTGGAACTGCTCGACGCCTTCACCCGGCCCGGCGCGGCCGGCCTGGGCGGCGGCACCTACGTCCTGGGCAGCGACGACCAGGGTCGCGACGTCTTCTCGGCCATCCTCTACGGGCTGCGCATGTCGCTGCTGGTGGGGGTGTCGGCGGTGGCCCTGTCGCTGGCCATCGGCATCCCGCTGGGGCTGGTGGCGGGCTACGTCGGCAGCTGGTTCGACACGCTGGTCATGCGCGTGGCCGACATCCAGCTGACCTTTCCGGTGCTGCTGGTGGCGCTGCTGATCTTCGGCATCGCGCGCGGTGCCCTGCCGGCGGGCTATCGCGATGACATGGCCATCTACGTGATCGTGCTGGCCATCGGCCTGTCCGACTGGGTGCAGTACGCACGCACGGTGCGCGGCGCGGTGCTGGTGGAGAAGCACAAGGACTACGTGGCGGCGGCGCAGATCATCGGCCGCTCGCGCACCGCCATCCTGGTGCGCCACATCCTGCCAAACCTGCTGGCACCGGTGCTGGTGATCGCCACCATCAGCTTCGCGCTGGCCATCGTCACCGAATCGACGCTGTCGTACCTGGGCGTGGGCCTGCCGCCGACCCAGCCCTCGCTGGGCACGCTGATCCGCATCGGCCAGGGCTTCCTGTTCTCGGGCGAATGGTGGATCCTGCTGTTCCCGGCGCTGGTGCTGCTGGCGCTGGCACTGTCGGTCAACCTGGTGGGCGACTGGCTGCGCGACGCCCTCAACCCCAAGCTGCAATGA